ATGTACATATTACAATATTCCCAACCGGAATCCATTTttacaaacagtacaacaaaaTCATTTCCCCAGATTATGTTTGCAATCACAGaagcaaacaaaatttaaaaagacatccCGCTTGAAGGTGCGATTCTTTAATCATTATCTGAACCTTCGGGAGGTTGAAATACTAATGAGTCATGAAAACGGTGGCCGTAAGGACGAAGTCTGTAAACTCCAAACATCATAACCTGCATTTGATTCGGTGACATTCCATTAAATGTGACTGCCAGATCTGAGCAGCAGCCCTCCACCACATCAGTGGGATTGTTGCTCATGCTCTCAGTTATGAGGTTGTTCAAACTCTTGCTGTTGAATAGGCCCTTTCCATGTGAATCTTCTCCGTTTTCTGCAAAAACACCAGTATACTTGAGACACACGGCCAGCTGCTTGTCCTCACTCAGCTTCCACAGAGCACGTCCTCTTTCTGGGCatttgtcttcatcctggaaTACATGCACTAACCTTTTCAGTGCTTCATAACTTAGAACAATGCCACTATCATAAGCCACAAACTCAAGCTCCCCAGACTTCATAGTTTTGCCCAGGTAGAAGGGTTCACTAGGATCCTTTGTGAGCAACAGGTGTTTGAGGTTCTCAATTATGGCAAATGTGGTGGGCTGTGCAACAAAAAACCACAGCAGGTCTCCGGCATTTTCATAAGCATGTCTTAGAGCTTTGCGGAACCTCGCCCACTCATCCTTCTCTTTTAAGTCTACCGCTTCAAGTGCTTTGGAAGACTCAGAGGTATAAAATACAGCCTTATCACAGTGTTTGCTCCATGTGTCGACAGCAGTTGCCCAATAAACTAAGATCTTGGGCTGGACCATGATAAGACAAAAGACCCGGACTTGATTGGTCAACATTTGCATCTGACTGTCAGTAAGTTGTTTTAACTCATCTTTACTTGGAGCCTtgacgtgatgatgatgatgacgatgtgGATCTTCTGTCCTGGACTCTGTGTCAGGGCTGAAACTACCCAGGAGCGacagaaccaaacagaaaatACTTCCCATGATCATCCCCTTCATGAAAGAGCCTCCTTCGGACAACATTGTGGCAGCAGACACTGGGCAGGAGATAAAATGCATTCCAGTTACTGTTCAAAACTGCTACAAGTAATGATGTTATTAATGCTGAATTTATTAGCTGAATaagcaagattttttttgatgatgaatTTATTGGAAGTTATTTTTCAAGCAAAACTTTGACTCATGTCCACATAAGATGGGAGAATTTGCTGTCTTACTTTGgcatgaaacaaaaaattcagaagCTATGATCTTTGGACTATTTGTCAACAAAACGATCAAACCTGCACAACATAAGTGTCTGAGTTTGTGCTTTTTGGGAGAGTACAAACTGGAGTAAAATTGAGAAAAAAGAATGTCATCCCCAAAATGGTCCCTAACTTCATTTAGAATTGGTTGCAAATTCTTACAAATGCAATTAACTATATTACCAGTACAAATTTTGAGCTTTTGGAATCATGTCATGATCATCAATAGTTTACAAGTTATCACCAAAACATGATTTTGCGCAATGTGGGAACTTAAGCACTTATATCTGGAAAAACAGATTGTTTTCCAGGAAGGCACGGGAATAATTTCAGTGACTTTAAATGATTTCAGCCACATAATGACAATAGCGCCTTGTAACTACCCTCTCTATTACCACAGTGAGGGTAATAGACACTGCCCCCTTCAAAAGTATACATACAGTGTTCCTATGTATGGCTTACGATCCGGATCAGGATGTAGATATGTTTACCACAACATGGACTGTCAATCCCaaagtatttttacattttgattgaCCAACAGTTATTTTTCAATGATACTGGCAACATAGCAAAAGCACCAGTGTCCCAACGTGGAATAAAAcaaagcttaaaaaaaaccaaaacctcaTCCTATCCTTCCCGAATATTGATCAAATATTATAGTACAGCTGGGGAGCTGACATTACTGCCATGCTCCTCGAGAAACACTACAAAACGCACGGAACAAACAATCGGTAACATGTTGAAGTTATACAGAATTTTGAATGACAAAATGATACGGTGGTGCAAGTTCCATGAAACATCGTGGAGATTCTTCTGTGTGATCTGTTTCTAAATGCTAAACGTCAACGCTTCACATTTCAGGACTGCCCTGAAGTCAGGCGGTCGAAACGAAGTCACTCATTATCAACTGTTAGCTAGTTGCTAGCTTCGCATTGTTCCACAAACAACACGGCTAACTCGAAAGTTTTGTTCGCAATGTCAGTGTAAAGAGCCTTTACTCTACCTGTCTGGGTTAATGCTGCCGTGCCAGCTGGTGTTGCCGTTTACGTCTGACTTTAAGTCTCCACGCTTCCTGTCTGGTGAGATAAACCAGGCTGGGAGAGTTAATAAACAAACCAGGAGCACAAGCCAAATGCTCCGTGGTGTGCATTCTACAGCACCAGCTTCCGCGTTCTGGGATCACGTGACTCCATTGAGTCCTAGTCAGCATAATTTTGACTGCTGCGTTTATTACAGTTTCACATACGAATAAATATATGTAAGTAGACATGTTCCTAAATAGATTTGGAAATAACAGTGTGTTGTTACTTACGAAGCCCCTGAATTTAATTGCTTCATGCTGGATGTAGAAACAAAGATAGTTTATGTCGTGGCAAAGCAACAATCGgtattttatttcttaacaatatttaataattatccAATATAGTCCAATCAGTAACTAAAATGACACACTTTACAAAAACACAGCTGAATAGTCTTCATATTTACAGATCTACGTTTTCCCATATTTGtccaaacatccatccatccatccatccatccatccatccatccatccagccagccagccagccagcctgGTGGGGTATACCCAGGTCAGCAAGGTCACTAACCAGCAAATGAATATTAGGAGATGGACTTGGGATCTGTTGTGGTGGAACCCCGTTGTCATGGAATGATGACAACCTGATTGTTATGTGGGATGTGCCTGCCCACAATGTGGTAATCTAGTTTGCTGTACAATTCTGCTTTTACATTTTGCAGGTTTAGTGTAGTATTGTATGTCTGTTCAgttgtgtatttcatgtttccTTGGTGTGTATTACATGCTGTTATTGGTGCATCcgtatttttattgtatttatatttttccttGCTCGGTACTTATGGTTTGCTAGACATTTTGCAATCACGTGTATGTTTCTGTGTGGTCTTATGTGTTGTCCAAGTGTGCATTTATATGTTCTCAGTTGTGCATTTGTGCTGTGTATTCAACGTGCTGTTTTCTCTTGGTTATCTGTATTTATTGTTCTCTCACTGTGCTGTTTGATCTTGTGGAAAGTATGAATGTATGAGAGGAGAGAGTACATAATTCCCttcgggataaataaagtatctaAGCTGCCTGATCTTCTGACTACCTGGTCTTGAACTCTGTTTTGTAATAAACTTTGAATTGAGACTTCTCCCCTGGTGTCCTGTTTTTTAGGTCCAATCACACCCATTACAACTTCCAGAGCTTGTGAAACATAGAAATACCTCCTCTGTTGAAGTTGGCGTTTCGGACCTCTGGAAAAAGGTTAATGGTGCTGTGACACCATCCGTTTGCTGGCTCATTTCACCTGAAAGGGCTTTTAAATGCATGACTAACAATCTCAAGTTCATGTTTTCTCTGATCACAAGTAGCACAACAATAAAAGCCCTGAAAGTAGTTCAGGCAAGATAGTAATCAAAAGTTATTAGAAAGCAAGTAGTTTCTTTGGCTTTCCTGAAGAGGGATGTGTCTATGTGACTTAAGTCATTGCTTCAGTCCAATctttgctgtgtgtttgtgtgttctgatTGAGTACTCAGTATCCACGTGTATCAAATGCTTTAATCAAAATCCATTTCAGAGACAAAAAGACAACTACAAATCATCTTGTACCTTGTATTATAATCTGAAAAGCATTTATGACCCTTCagtttgaataataataataataaagatttaATTTCTTGGGATTTTACATATTCATACACAAATAATCCTGGCTTCACGTTGTAAATCTTTCACACAGGTACATGATGACACCAGCAGAAATTATAGTTAACTGtgattgaattaaaatacaagAATGAAAGGTTCAAAACTAAAGAGGGAAACTGCAAGTACAATAATCACCTTAATTGTTTGTCTTTAACTCATGATCATTTATCATATTGTGACCGGTTTGGCCCATCAGACAATTTCGATCAACAGTCTCAAGATTGTTAGTCATAATACACAGAATGACGTAGCAACCCGCAGTGAATTAGTTCCAGCAGCTAGATACCTGTGATCTCAGACATGAGCAATGATATGTTTGAACAGTCCATCACACAGAAATGCTGTCAGACGCCAACCATCAGCCTTCTGCTGGACGGCTGCTGATTACTGCAGGAGAGTAAACATTTGTTAGGCGTCTCTGTCCAAGCATAGATAGGCTCTTGCTGAATTGACAGGGTAACCTAAATTGTGTCTATGACGCATGATCCATCCCGTCAAAACCATTAAGAAAGAGATTGGGTGTGTTGATAATGTATTGATCAGATTGTGATTGATGGTCATGCAGGATATATAAGTGAAGTTCCTTGCTGGGTGGAAGTAGAGTCTTCATCTAGCCATCTAAAGATTAAAACAACATGCTTTCTGCAGCTCTCTTTTACCTCATTGCTGTGATTTGCTCTGCAAGACGAACATATGCACTACCTCTGTACTCTGATACCAATCTGGAGCCACAGGCAGGTAAGATGTACTTTCTTCAGTTTTACTGGAATAGCTTAACAATTAACCTTTTTAGATTTAACTGTAAAAGTTGCTAAATCTAACAATTCACCTTGTAGATTTAACTCCCATCATGTTGGTCATAATTTCCCATTAAATTGAGTGAGGTTCTATAACATCAAAATATCATCATGTTATACacaatttctattttttcttttaatataagGATC
The Antennarius striatus isolate MH-2024 chromosome 10, ASM4005453v1, whole genome shotgun sequence genome window above contains:
- the c1galt1c1 gene encoding C1GALT1-specific chaperone 1; the protein is MLSEGGSFMKGMIMGSIFCLVLSLLGSFSPDTESRTEDPHRHHHHHVKAPSKDELKQLTDSQMQMLTNQVRVFCLIMVQPKILVYWATAVDTWSKHCDKAVFYTSESSKALEAVDLKEKDEWARFRKALRHAYENAGDLLWFFVAQPTTFAIIENLKHLLLTKDPSEPFYLGKTMKSGELEFVAYDSGIVLSYEALKRLVHVFQDEDKCPERGRALWKLSEDKQLAVCLKYTGVFAENGEDSHGKGLFNSKSLNNLITESMSNNPTDVVEGCCSDLAVTFNGMSPNQMQVMMFGVYRLRPYGHRFHDSLVFQPPEGSDND